A portion of the Canis lupus baileyi chromosome 6, mCanLup2.hap1, whole genome shotgun sequence genome contains these proteins:
- the GPR52 gene encoding G-protein coupled receptor 52, translating into MNESRWTEWSILNVSSGIENVSERHSCPLGFGYYGAVDVCIFETVVIVLLTFLIIAGNLTVIFVFHCAPLLHHYTTSYFIQTMAYADLFVGVSCLVPTLSLLHYSTGIHESLTCQVFGYIISVLKSVSMACLACISVDRYLAITKPLSYNQLVTPCRLRICIILIWIYSCLIFLPSFFGWGKPGYHGDIFEWCAMSWLTSAYFTGFIVCLLYAPAAFVVCFTYFHIFKICRQHTKEINDRRARFPSHEVDASGETGHSPDRRYAMVLFRITSVFYMLWLPYIIYFLLESSRVLDNPTLSFLTTWLAISNSFCNCVIYSLSNSVFRLGLRRLSETMCTSCMCVKDQEARDPKPRKRANSCSI; encoded by the coding sequence ATGAATGAATCCAGGTGGACTGAATGGAGCATCCTGAACGTGAGCAGTGGCATTGAGAATGTGTCTGAACGTCACTCCTGCCCACTTGGATTTGGCTACTACGGTGCAGTGGATGTGTGCATCTTTGAGACCGTTGTTATTGTCTTGTTGACATTTCTAATCATTGCTGGGAATTTAACAGTCATCTTTGTCTTTCACTGTGCTCCACTCTTGCACCATTATACTACCAGCTATTTTATTCAGACAATGGCATATGCTGATCTTTTCGTTGGAGTTAGCTGCTTGGTTCCTACTCTCTCACTTCTTCACTACTCCACAGGTATCCATGAGTCATTGACTTGCCAGGTTTTTGGATATATCATCTCAGTTCTAAAAAGTGTTTCTATGGCATGTCTTGCTTGTATAAGTGTGGATCGCTATCTTGCAATAACCAAGCCTCTTTCCTACAATCAACTGGTCACCCCTTGtcgcctgagaatttgcattattttaatcTGGATCTACTCTTGCCTCATTTTCTTGCCGTCCTTTTTCGGCTGGGGGAAACCAGGGTACCATGGTGACATTTTTGAATGGTGTGCCATGTCTTGGCTCACCAGTGCCTATTTTActggttttattgtttgtttactttATGCTCCTGCTGCCTTTGTTGTCTGCTTCACTTACTTCCACATTTTCAAAATTTGCCGGCAGCACACCAAAGAGATAAATGACCGGAGGGCCCGATTTCCTAGCCACGAGGTGGATGCCTCTGGAGAGACTGGACACAGCCCTGACCGTCGCTACGCCATGGTTTTGTTTCGGATAACCAGTGTGTTTTACATGCTGTGGCTCCCTTATATAATTTACTTTCTTCTGGAAAGCTCCCGGGTCTTGGACAATCCAACACTGTCTTTCCTAACAACCTGGCTTGCTATAAGTAATAGTTTTTGTAACTGTGTAATCTATAGCCTTTCCAACAGCGTTTTTCGGCTAGGCCTCCGAAGACTATCTGAGACAATGTGTACATCTTGTATGTGTGTGAAGGATCAGGAAGCACGAGACCCCAAACCTAGGAAACGGGCTAATTCCTGCTCCATTTGA